From one Candidatus Zixiibacteriota bacterium genomic stretch:
- a CDS encoding TldD/PmbA family protein has translation MDFINRILDKCVRSGAEMAEIYQLKQRNLFVSVRDGKVETVAKAAPGGIAIRYISFGKTAFAHTTDISDTAIDSMISRLSRLVKKTSKDEFTGLPSTQNYEHQPDIYNPEFIDISTDYKIEYLAKLEQLTLQYDTLITKANVSYDETLATHSIVNTNGAAMSYDSTLYTVSVMATALKKDEMFPGEGEFSARYFNDLPGPEEIANQVASKAVRLIGGSVVESGDYEIIFTPGAVPSFLWGLFFALKGDNYLKGASFLAGKIGRKIAVDKFNLYDNPLLPRGIDSRPADDEGVASKKLALIENGILNEVLYDTKTAAKAGVESTSSANRRDYSGFPEISASNFYIGKGNDNFDDVVASCKKGIIVEQTQGWGINGITGQYSAGINGTLVRNGRIIKPVANVALAASVDELFNRIEAICDDITFYDNFNMPSIMVQKMKVGA, from the coding sequence ATGGATTTTATTAATAGAATTCTCGATAAATGCGTTCGTTCGGGAGCCGAGATGGCTGAGATATATCAACTTAAGCAAAGGAATCTATTTGTTTCCGTAAGAGACGGCAAAGTAGAAACTGTTGCAAAAGCGGCGCCGGGCGGCATAGCCATCAGGTATATTTCATTTGGCAAAACCGCATTTGCGCACACTACCGACATCTCAGATACAGCCATCGACAGCATGATTTCCAGATTATCCAGACTTGTTAAAAAGACCAGCAAGGATGAGTTTACCGGTTTGCCGAGCACGCAAAATTACGAACACCAACCGGATATATACAATCCGGAGTTTATTGATATTTCCACCGATTACAAAATCGAATATTTAGCCAAACTCGAACAGTTAACCCTGCAATATGATACTCTTATTACTAAGGCAAATGTTTCATACGATGAAACTTTAGCCACACATAGTATAGTTAATACAAATGGTGCGGCGATGAGTTATGATTCGACATTATATACGGTCAGTGTAATGGCAACAGCCTTAAAAAAGGATGAGATGTTTCCCGGTGAAGGAGAATTTTCCGCAAGGTATTTCAATGACCTTCCCGGGCCTGAGGAGATAGCTAATCAGGTTGCTTCAAAAGCGGTTCGCCTTATCGGCGGTTCGGTTGTGGAAAGCGGCGATTATGAGATTATATTTACGCCTGGCGCTGTTCCATCGTTTCTGTGGGGATTGTTTTTCGCTTTGAAGGGCGATAATTATTTGAAAGGAGCCTCATTTCTTGCCGGTAAAATAGGCCGGAAAATCGCAGTCGATAAATTCAACCTCTATGACAATCCGCTTTTGCCGCGCGGTATAGATAGCCGTCCGGCAGATGATGAGGGCGTTGCCTCAAAAAAGCTCGCGCTTATCGAGAATGGAATTCTCAATGAGGTATTGTATGATACTAAGACTGCCGCCAAAGCAGGAGTTGAATCCACATCATCTGCAAACAGACGAGATTATAGCGGATTCCCCGAAATATCCGCGAGCAATTTCTATATCGGTAAAGGCAATGACAACTTCGATGATGTGGTTGCCTCATGCAAAAAAGGCATCATAGTCGAACAAACGCAGGGTTGGGGAATAAATGGCATAACAGGGCAGTACTCAGCGGGGATTAATGGTACGCTTGTTAGAAATGGTCGTATAATAAAACCTGTAGCTAATGTTGCTTTAGCCGCCAGCGTCGATGAGCTTTTTAATAGGATTGAAGCTATTTGTGATGATATTACTTTCTATGATAATTTCAATATGCCGTCTATAATGGTACAAAAGATGAAAGTGGGCGCATAG